The Seleniivibrio woodruffii genome segment GTGGAGAGGACGGCATAGTTCTGGTGAATCAGGAGAAATGCAAATCCTGGCGATACTGCGTCACCGCATGCCCCTATAAAAAAGTATATTACAACTGGAACACCCAGAAGTCCGAGAAATGCATAATGTGCTTCCCCAGAATAGAGAACGGCGAACCCACCCTCTGTGCACAGTCCTGCCCGGGCAAGATAAGAAGCCTCGGCGTTCTGCTCTATGACCTCGACGCTCTCACAGAGGCAATGACAGCCGACGAAAAGGATCTGGTGGAGGCTTTCAGAAGCTGTGTCCTCGACCCCAAAGACCCGATGGTGAAAAAAGCGGCGGCCGAGAACGGAATCACCGCCGAATGGATTAAGGCGGCTGAAAACTCCGTGATCTACTCATATGTAAAGGAACTCGGAATAGCCCTTCCGCTTCATCCGGAGTTCAGAACCTTTCCGTCGTTCTTCTACGTTCCGCCCCTTTCGCCCGTTGTCCGCTCGTCCGAAACACACAGCGGCATTCCGGAGCTGAAAGACCTGAAGATACCCGCCCGTCTGCTGGCGGACAAATTCACTGCTGGCAACGTTGCCGAAATTGAAAGGGTGCTTAAAAAACTGCTGGATATAAGACGCTACAAAAGAGCACTCATGCTGAAAGACGAACACGAGGCCAGGAAGACGGCCGCAGAATCACTGCTGTCCGCTGAGCAGATGGAAAAAGCATACAGGCTGTTCACTCAGGCAACAATGAAAGAGAGGATGCTGATCCCCATGTCCTCCAGAGGCGAGGACGGCGACCCCTACGAAAAGCAGGGATGCACGGGCTTCGGCATTCAGGGGAAAAAGGGGTGGCGCAAATGAATGGAATAACAGAACTCTACAGCAGACTGCTGAAATATCCGTCTGACGAAACCATCCTGATGCAGATTGCGGCGGAAACGGGCGCAGACGTTTCGCAATATTCCCTGAGCAGGCTTCAGGAGGAGTATGTCGAGTGCTTCGACTTCAACCCCAAGGCCGCACTGACCCTTACCACACACACCGCAGGAAACGACAGCGAAAAGAGCGACCTGATGGAGACCATGAACGCCCTGCTCTGCTGTTATGAAATAGCCCGAACGGACAACGCATCGCCGGACTACATCCCCGACGTTCTCAGTGCATACTGTCTGGCCGTTGCCTCGGAAGAGGAGCAGGAAGCCCTGATATTTCTGACGGATATCCTGCTGAAAGGCTGCGGAAATATCCGGACAGCACTGAAAAAGGGCATTTATGCCGACCTGATGAAAAAATTATGCAGCATTCTGGAATCGGAGGTGCGCTATGCTTGATACCCTCTTACTGGTGGTTATCCCCTATATATGCATTGCCGTGATGCTGACGGGCATCTTCATGAACATGTTCTCGTCAAAGCTGAGAATATCCGCTCCGGCAACGGGTTTCTTTGAAAACAAGACCCAGCTGTGGAGCTCCGTTCTGTGGCACTACGGGATATTGACTGTTCTGACAGGCCACGTTCTTGGAGCGGTGTTCCCCGGATTTGTGAAATCGCTGTCCGGAAGCTATAAGGCTATGACCATTCTTGAGACCCTCGCCCTTGCCGCAGGTCTCTCCGCACTTACGGGAGTGGCTGTGTTCATTTTCCGCCGTGTGGCCGAAAAAACGGTTTCGGCAAACTCACGTCCGGCTGACTACGCAGTTCTTCTGGTGCTGGGCGTTCAGATCGTTCTGGGGCTTACCATCGCACTGAAATACAGATGGGGAATAAGCTGGTACGCATCGAACCTGAGCGGATATCTGCACGATATCTTCACACTGAACCCTTCCGCCGCAAAAGCAGCCGGAATGCCCCCGCTCGTGATGGCGCATATCGTCGGCGGATTCGTTCTGCTGGCCATTCTGCCGTTCACAAGGCTTATGCACCTACTTTACGTTCCCGTGGGCTACCTTTTCAGGAAACCGCAGATACTGCTTTATTACGATAAAGATAAATAATATTCAGATGCCGTGTCCCTCTTAAGTGGATGCGGCATCGATTTTTAACGCATACTTATTTTCCGGTTGAGCATATCGGAATTTAACATGTTATACTTAATCAGTTTCACCATTTAAGTTAGGAGGTAACTAAATGAGCATGTTTTGTTTT includes the following:
- the narH gene encoding nitrate reductase subunit beta, whose product is MEVRAQLSMVLNLDKCIGCHACSVACKNMWTNRKGAEYMWWNNVETKPGTGYPSSWEDQNKYNGGWEKTASGMKLKMGGQAKLFSRIFYNPDQPVMKNYYEPWTYQFENLINAPDGDVLPTARAVSQITGEFMDIKKGPNWDDDLSGSDLYAVNDPNLTQEEQQMIRDFETVFMFHLPRLCNHCLNPACAASCPSGAIYKRGEDGIVLVNQEKCKSWRYCVTACPYKKVYYNWNTQKSEKCIMCFPRIENGEPTLCAQSCPGKIRSLGVLLYDLDALTEAMTADEKDLVEAFRSCVLDPKDPMVKKAAAENGITAEWIKAAENSVIYSYVKELGIALPLHPEFRTFPSFFYVPPLSPVVRSSETHSGIPELKDLKIPARLLADKFTAGNVAEIERVLKKLLDIRRYKRALMLKDEHEARKTAAESLLSAEQMEKAYRLFTQATMKERMLIPMSSRGEDGDPYEKQGCTGFGIQGKKGWRK
- a CDS encoding respiratory nitrate reductase subunit gamma; translated protein: MLDTLLLVVIPYICIAVMLTGIFMNMFSSKLRISAPATGFFENKTQLWSSVLWHYGILTVLTGHVLGAVFPGFVKSLSGSYKAMTILETLALAAGLSALTGVAVFIFRRVAEKTVSANSRPADYAVLLVLGVQIVLGLTIALKYRWGISWYASNLSGYLHDIFTLNPSAAKAAGMPPLVMAHIVGGFVLLAILPFTRLMHLLYVPVGYLFRKPQILLYYDKDK